The proteins below are encoded in one region of bacterium:
- a CDS encoding T9SS type A sorting domain-containing protein: AGNMTDPFEITIAANPVDTVVGCVVHFVCNGGSYEADGYFTLFIHNESGVEELGQVADKRMMLSVLPNPFTRNLTVKFQIPSTNPPHSMADQTNSKSQISINIYDITGRLIKQFNHLSANQHGGIQPFNQITWSGTDEIGSSVPAGVYFIQLDTGEEKCTEKIILLR, from the coding sequence CGCGGGCAATATGACGGATCCGTTCGAGATCACGATCGCGGCCAATCCGGTGGATACGGTGGTGGGTTGCGTGGTTCATTTTGTCTGTAACGGCGGGTCGTACGAGGCGGACGGGTATTTCACGTTATTCATCCATAATGAGAGCGGGGTGGAGGAGCTGGGGCAGGTCGCCGATAAACGGATGATGTTATCAGTATTGCCGAATCCGTTTACCAGAAACCTTACGGTGAAATTCCAAATTCCAAGCACCAATCCGCCACACAGTATGGCGGACCAAACAAATTCCAAATCTCAAATTTCAATAAACATTTACGATATAACCGGCAGGTTGATAAAACAATTTAACCATTTATCCGCCAATCAGCATGGCGGAATTCAACCATTTAACCAAATCACATGGTCCGGCACCGATGAAATCGGCAGCTCTGTGCCCGCGGGCGTATATTTTATACAACTGGATACGGGCGAGGAGAAATGCACGGAAAAGATCATTCTTTTAAGGTAA
- a CDS encoding C25 family cysteine peptidase translates to MRQYIFILIALVCASLFAQDVGAKYLIITHDNYYDAILPLAQWKHKKGLRTRIAKLSQIGSTADDIRAYVLNAYNNWQTPPEYVLLVGAPNYLPFPLVNGTYTDNYYTDMDGDVYNEILSGRLTVHNTLEAQTVVTKMLAYDRSPEMGDSLWFKKACLIVREDNDGSGDDSIYWDDTEYAAGYLYANGYVRIDTLSRNQGDTYSSVCNLTNQGLGIVMYRGSGTNNWYEPFNGNWDVLNNGEKLPIVLSLTCNTLGTGPTATQAEKWFLTGTPATLRGAAGYFATTTHGLGMAYLRSAVAKGFFDGLFVNKDLTFGQACEDGRLRVYQTYGSVSEYNGFTTIGDPAMNIWTDKPRAITVTHDPAITAGVMDTINVSVQYQSNPVESAYVCIVFDTIIYQTGYTDSNGEMSFICSAPFAGSMDITVSGRNLKPYEGIIAVNNGEVFLVYHDRVIEDSLGDDDGVVDPGETIILLATIHNISTVNAVGVKAILRTDDSLIYFSDSVAYFGSIAAGALATGLNPFIFSVSSSSQAHIIGFDLLMQDADGDTWTGNFMVMTASAANNGGGSGPDAYGYYIYDDTDASSGNAPVYNWLEIAPPAGGPGSIIPEITDEDADTVTKPLPFTFKFYGINYNLIGISSNGVVELGIANYPYSNNDPIPQAGRARCFAAPFWDDLNPGFDDNGHGDIYQYYNATNHRWILEFYQVALGYGSHPWETFQIILRDPAYYPTPTGDGEFLILYKTVSDVISSTVGIEDETETRGLQYVYNYSYDINAAALQNGRALLVTTKPPVDGAHEPWLHLTGHMTGDSLGGDGDGVLEPGETVQVALTVANGGDTLAGSVAGTIRTASSSVVPVDSVAGFGDIAAGGAAGNMTDPFEITIAANPVDTVVGCVVHFVCNGGSYEADGYFTLFIHNESGVEELGIIGTGRTMLSAAPNPSFGRIVIKYVVSSKQQNSVGKTSKPEGLPYIKIFDAAGRLVKSFKLPATYSILPANVIWDGSDDMGRRVPAGVYFIQLDAAEEKCTEKTIFLR, encoded by the coding sequence ATGAGACAATATATTTTTATCTTGATTGCTTTGGTCTGCGCTTCGTTATTTGCGCAAGACGTTGGCGCCAAGTACCTGATCATCACGCACGATAATTACTATGACGCGATCCTGCCGTTGGCCCAGTGGAAGCACAAGAAGGGTTTGAGGACGAGGATCGCGAAACTGTCTCAAATAGGCTCGACCGCGGATGACATCCGCGCTTATGTTTTGAACGCCTATAATAACTGGCAAACTCCTCCCGAGTATGTGCTGCTAGTAGGCGCACCCAATTACCTGCCTTTCCCTCTGGTCAATGGAACATATACGGATAACTATTACACGGACATGGACGGCGATGTTTATAACGAAATCCTGTCAGGACGGCTGACCGTTCATAATACGCTTGAAGCTCAGACCGTCGTCACCAAAATGCTCGCCTACGACCGATCGCCGGAGATGGGCGACTCGCTTTGGTTTAAAAAGGCGTGTTTGATCGTGCGTGAGGACAATGATGGCAGCGGCGACGATTCAATATACTGGGATGATACCGAATACGCAGCCGGATACCTGTACGCCAATGGCTATGTGCGCATTGATACTCTGTCGCGCAATCAGGGTGATACATACTCTTCGGTGTGCAATTTAACCAATCAGGGTCTTGGTATTGTCATGTATCGCGGTAGCGGCACCAATAATTGGTACGAACCTTTCAACGGCAACTGGGATGTATTGAACAACGGCGAAAAACTGCCGATCGTCCTCTCGCTGACCTGCAACACGCTGGGCACGGGTCCCACGGCAACGCAGGCTGAAAAATGGTTCTTGACCGGCACACCCGCCACGCTAAGAGGAGCAGCCGGATATTTCGCCACGACCACCCATGGCCTCGGCATGGCGTATTTAAGGAGCGCCGTTGCCAAGGGCTTCTTTGACGGCCTTTTCGTGAACAAAGACCTGACGTTCGGCCAGGCTTGTGAGGATGGCCGGCTTCGCGTTTATCAGACTTACGGCTCAGTCTCAGAATACAACGGTTTTACGACCATCGGCGACCCGGCAATGAACATCTGGACCGATAAACCCAGGGCGATCACGGTCACCCATGATCCCGCAATAACGGCCGGAGTCATGGATACGATCAATGTTTCTGTTCAATACCAGAGCAATCCGGTCGAATCAGCTTACGTCTGTATTGTATTTGACACGATCATCTACCAGACAGGTTATACCGACTCGAACGGCGAGATGAGTTTCATCTGCAGCGCGCCTTTTGCGGGATCCATGGATATCACGGTATCGGGAAGGAACTTAAAGCCTTATGAAGGAATAATAGCGGTCAATAACGGGGAGGTTTTTCTCGTGTATCATGACCGGGTTATTGAGGATTCGCTTGGTGACGATGACGGCGTAGTGGATCCCGGCGAGACCATAATTCTTCTGGCAACAATACATAACATCAGTACTGTTAACGCGGTTGGTGTAAAAGCCATTTTGCGGACGGATGACAGTTTGATCTATTTTAGCGACAGTGTGGCGTATTTTGGCAGCATTGCGGCAGGTGCTCTTGCTACTGGTCTTAACCCGTTCATCTTCAGTGTTTCAAGCAGCAGCCAGGCGCATATCATCGGTTTTGATCTTTTAATGCAGGATGCCGATGGCGATACGTGGACCGGCAACTTCATGGTCATGACCGCGAGCGCAGCCAATAATGGCGGCGGCTCGGGTCCAGATGCTTACGGTTATTACATCTATGATGACACGGATGCATCGAGTGGCAATGCGCCCGTATACAACTGGTTAGAGATCGCACCTCCAGCCGGAGGACCGGGCAGCATTATCCCCGAGATCACCGATGAGGACGCGGACACCGTGACCAAGCCGCTGCCGTTTACATTCAAATTTTATGGCATCAATTACAACCTGATTGGCATATCGTCAAACGGTGTCGTTGAATTAGGGATCGCGAACTATCCGTACAGCAATAATGATCCCATCCCGCAGGCCGGCAGGGCGAGATGTTTCGCCGCTCCTTTTTGGGACGATCTCAATCCCGGGTTTGATGACAATGGGCATGGCGACATCTATCAGTATTACAACGCGACGAACCACCGGTGGATCCTGGAATTCTATCAGGTGGCGCTGGGATATGGTTCACATCCCTGGGAGACATTCCAGATAATCCTGCGCGACCCGGCGTATTACCCGACACCGACAGGCGACGGCGAATTTCTTATTTTATACAAAACCGTATCCGATGTGATCAGCAGCACGGTCGGCATTGAGGATGAGACCGAGACGCGCGGACTGCAGTATGTGTATAATTACAGTTATGATATCAACGCGGCAGCGCTTCAGAACGGCCGTGCCCTGTTGGTGACGACGAAGCCGCCGGTCGATGGCGCTCATGAGCCGTGGCTGCATCTGACCGGGCATATGACCGGGGATTCACTGGGCGGTGATGGTGACGGGGTGCTGGAGCCCGGCGAGACGGTGCAGGTGGCGTTGACCGTGGCGAACGGCGGGGATACGCTGGCCGGGAGCGTAGCGGGTACGATCCGGACGGCGTCATCGAGCGTGGTGCCGGTTGATTCGGTGGCGGGTTTTGGGGATATCGCGGCCGGTGGTGCCGCGGGCAATATGACGGATCCGTTCGAGATCACGATCGCGGCCAATCCGGTGGATACGGTGGTGGGTTGCGTGGTTCATTTTGTCTGTAACGGCGGGTCGTACGAGGCGGACGGGTATTTCACGTTGTTCATCCATAATGAGAGCGGGGTGGAGGAGCTGGGGATCATCGGGACTGGTCGGACGATGCTATCGGCGGCGCCGAATCCGTCCTTTGGACGGATAGTAATTAAATATGTAGTAAGTAGTAAGCAGCAGAATTCCGTAGGGAAGACAAGCAAACCTGAAGGTTTGCCCTACATCAAGATCTTTGACGCCGCGGGCAGGTTAGTAAAGTCGTTCAAACTACCTGCCACCTACTCCATCCTACCTGCTAATGTCATCTGGGATGGTTCAGATGACATGGGCCGTCGTGTCCCCGCGGGCGTGTATTTTATCCAACTGGATGCGGCCGAGGAGAAATGCACGGAAAAAACAATTTTTCTAAGGTAA
- a CDS encoding M14 family zinc carboxypeptidase, translated as MIQIIGLLARFAFMVSLVGPIDPRYHTYDEVWAELDSLALTYPSISALDTLCLSTRDSLAIPVIKISDNPTSDDDEPALLYNGQHHGEELLGGEVALYLINDLLARYASDTLIHRWIDETEIFIVPMLNPEGKGIVMSGLDSIWRKNKRDNNNNGSFDLDSDGVDLNRNYDFCWDSGGTSDPSSENYRGPSPFSENETRGIRDLARQNHFVFDICYHNVRTGEGELAYYPWRWGVGFCKDYPFIKKIVDTLAAKIINDAGTNTYVPIYGYANEGTARNWLYGVCGTYAYTIEVSRTCYPPGNKVDSICMRNMPGAYYLMERVLGSGITGLITDSVTGQPLAAEFRIESYYDSTLPPRLSDSTFGRYRKLVNAGTYTVHFIESGYVSMTFGNVVVQPGIPTVLNVKMRPLAIAESDDHQVDNGRLEAYPNPFTRKLTIKFQIPNPPLSPFTKGGQKGEFPCLKIYDATGRLVKQFSRLSAKQFGGIQPFNQIIWSGSDDTGRPVPAGVYFIKLEIDRQKLMDKVLLLR; from the coding sequence ATGATCCAAATAATCGGATTGCTGGCGCGTTTTGCGTTTATGGTGAGTTTGGTCGGACCGATAGATCCGCGATACCATACGTATGATGAAGTCTGGGCTGAACTTGATTCGCTGGCGCTGACTTACCCCTCCATATCCGCGCTGGACACGCTATGTTTATCGACGCGCGACAGCCTTGCCATACCGGTCATCAAAATCTCTGATAATCCCACATCGGATGATGATGAACCGGCACTGTTGTACAACGGCCAGCACCATGGTGAAGAACTGCTGGGCGGCGAGGTGGCGCTATACTTGATCAATGACCTTTTGGCGCGCTATGCGTCTGACACCCTTATACACCGATGGATAGACGAAACCGAGATCTTTATTGTACCCATGCTCAATCCTGAGGGAAAAGGTATCGTCATGTCCGGTCTTGACTCCATCTGGCGGAAGAATAAACGGGACAATAACAACAACGGATCTTTTGACCTGGATTCGGACGGCGTTGATCTCAACCGCAATTACGATTTCTGCTGGGATTCGGGCGGAACATCGGATCCATCATCGGAAAATTACCGCGGACCTTCGCCGTTCTCGGAAAATGAAACACGCGGCATCAGGGACCTGGCGCGGCAGAACCATTTTGTTTTTGACATCTGTTATCACAACGTGCGCACGGGTGAGGGGGAACTGGCATATTACCCATGGCGATGGGGAGTCGGGTTCTGCAAGGACTACCCGTTCATAAAGAAGATCGTAGACACGCTGGCGGCGAAGATCATCAATGACGCCGGCACCAATACGTATGTGCCAATATACGGCTATGCCAACGAGGGAACCGCGCGCAACTGGCTCTATGGCGTATGCGGCACCTACGCCTATACGATCGAAGTCAGCCGCACCTGCTATCCGCCCGGTAACAAGGTCGACAGCATTTGCATGCGGAACATGCCTGGCGCATACTACCTGATGGAACGTGTGCTCGGGTCGGGCATAACCGGATTGATCACCGATTCCGTGACCGGCCAGCCGCTGGCGGCGGAATTCAGAATCGAATCTTATTACGACTCGACACTGCCTCCGCGCTTGAGCGATTCGACGTTCGGGCGCTACCGCAAGCTCGTAAACGCCGGCACGTACACGGTTCATTTTATTGAAAGCGGTTATGTATCAATGACCTTTGGGAACGTAGTTGTGCAGCCTGGCATCCCCACGGTGCTGAACGTTAAAATGCGGCCGCTGGCAATTGCGGAGAGCGATGATCACCAGGTCGACAACGGCAGGCTGGAAGCTTACCCCAATCCTTTTACCAGAAAACTGACGATTAAATTTCAAATTCCAAATCCCCCTCTATCCCCCTTTACTAAAGGGGGACAAAAGGGGGAGTTCCCATGCCTGAAGATCTATGACGCGACTGGTCGATTGGTGAAGCAATTTAGCCGTTTATCCGCCAAACAGTTTGGCGGAATTCAACCATTTAATCAGATCATCTGGTCTGGTTCAGATGATACGGGTCGTCCGGTCCCCGCCGGTGTTTATTTCATAAAGTTGGAAATTGATAGGCAAAAACTGATGGACAAAGTCCTGCTTTTACGGTAG
- a CDS encoding RNA polymerase sigma factor, with translation MNADGAADVDQSLIARALEHDETACQKILDLYKNRVFSFVYRLVKHYDDAEEITLDTFVRCFRSLAKYDVSRPFTTWLFAIAHNLAVDHLRKIKIHYELDESMMPNPMQDDLAGKYEKKHKMEKIEIALSRLSPADRELVILFHREERSYREISEIVKMPVTTIKVRLYRARKKLAETVRKKEL, from the coding sequence ATTAACGCAGACGGCGCAGCGGACGTAGACCAATCTCTCATTGCCCGGGCACTGGAGCATGACGAGACCGCGTGTCAGAAGATCCTCGACCTTTATAAGAACCGCGTGTTCAGCTTTGTATACCGTCTGGTCAAACACTATGATGACGCCGAAGAAATAACGCTTGATACGTTCGTGCGGTGTTTCAGATCGCTGGCAAAATACGACGTCTCCAGGCCTTTCACCACCTGGCTGTTCGCGATCGCCCATAACCTAGCGGTGGACCACCTGCGTAAGATAAAGATCCATTATGAACTTGATGAATCGATGATGCCTAACCCGATGCAAGACGATCTTGCTGGAAAATACGAAAAAAAACACAAAATGGAAAAAATCGAGATCGCCCTGTCCCGGTTGTCGCCAGCCGACCGGGAATTAGTTATATTATTCCACCGGGAAGAAAGATCTTACCGGGAGATCAGCGAGATCGTCAAAATGCCGGTGACCACGATAAAAGTACGGCTATATCGGGCAAGGAAAAAACTGGCGGAGACGGTGAGAAAAAAAGAACTTTAG
- a CDS encoding FAD-dependent oxidoreductase — protein MRVIACRCNGLINMPDPDLGQDIRIEWVDNICTLRPTIAESEKVVIAGCSPAIMEGLFPGVDAEFVNLKEHVILQNHPVSKAHALLQAAVQKTGASALLKNKIFPVRHKHVVIIGGGVAGIETARILANTGIKVTVVEKGAFLGGTVAKLDRLYPGGTPYSHTVVPLINTILQNSNVNIMLNTTLDNSTGSPGDYTLKLTQASRGVIECTECGKCIDVCPVTVNDEGRSRKAVYYAQTYPATYAIDFTACNKCGECVKVCPGKIALDDKPREHELKAGALIVATGLTSYDVAKVEEYGYGRLSGVMNTLEFERAISSGTLHPKKVVLICCAGSRDTKHLPYCSKVCCFLALKEAKLVKDRYPETMVYVVAMDMRSYGNFEYFYNKLREEGISFIKGKPSEVFRNNGSLVVRTEDLYTDELLDIEADTVVLSNGFVPDQGTFGKLAIRLDNDFPVLLQNSDLGNPELPRGIFSAGSATFPGGVTETLIDARKAACSALGFISKNTVQTRQAMAQVNSESCSTCRLCIGTCPYNALSLVEEKIKVREDLCMGCGICSATCPSSSSQLENFNPAGVIAYIKALVKPGDILAMLCRWSAYNATDAAAYERISYPENVKIMRIPCTGAVDPSWVIHALDRGAKGVLIGGCYPDACHYAKGNFRAVARDRMLKIVLDMLGYDRRKIRLEWIGKDEAKKFAAIVQGMND, from the coding sequence CAGGATATCCGGATCGAATGGGTTGACAATATCTGCACCTTGAGGCCGACCATTGCCGAGTCTGAAAAGGTCGTCATTGCCGGCTGCAGCCCCGCGATCATGGAAGGGCTCTTTCCCGGGGTCGATGCGGAATTCGTGAACCTTAAGGAACACGTTATCCTCCAAAATCACCCGGTATCCAAGGCTCATGCTCTTCTACAGGCCGCGGTCCAGAAAACCGGGGCGTCGGCACTGTTGAAGAACAAGATCTTTCCAGTCCGGCATAAGCATGTCGTGATCATCGGGGGCGGTGTCGCCGGTATCGAGACGGCGCGGATCCTTGCCAACACCGGGATCAAGGTCACGGTGGTCGAAAAAGGCGCGTTCCTGGGCGGTACCGTCGCAAAACTTGACCGCCTTTATCCGGGAGGAACGCCGTACAGCCATACCGTAGTGCCGTTGATAAACACCATTCTCCAGAACAGCAACGTGAACATCATGCTGAACACGACGCTTGATAATTCTACCGGATCTCCGGGTGATTACACGTTGAAATTGACACAGGCATCGCGCGGTGTGATCGAATGTACCGAGTGCGGGAAATGCATCGATGTCTGCCCCGTCACGGTCAACGACGAAGGAAGATCAAGGAAGGCGGTCTATTACGCGCAGACGTACCCGGCGACCTATGCGATCGATTTCACGGCGTGCAACAAATGCGGGGAGTGCGTTAAAGTGTGCCCGGGAAAGATCGCCCTCGACGACAAGCCCAGGGAGCACGAGTTGAAGGCGGGTGCGCTGATAGTGGCAACGGGGCTTACGTCCTATGACGTCGCAAAAGTTGAAGAGTACGGATATGGCCGGCTTAGCGGCGTTATGAATACCCTTGAGTTCGAAAGGGCGATTTCAAGCGGCACGCTGCATCCCAAAAAAGTTGTTCTCATCTGCTGCGCCGGATCCCGCGACACAAAGCACCTGCCCTATTGCTCGAAAGTATGCTGCTTTCTTGCCCTCAAAGAAGCCAAGCTCGTAAAGGACCGCTATCCGGAAACCATGGTCTATGTCGTAGCCATGGACATGCGCAGTTACGGAAATTTCGAATATTTCTACAATAAGCTAAGGGAAGAAGGCATCTCTTTCATCAAAGGCAAACCATCCGAAGTATTCAGGAACAATGGCAGTCTCGTCGTCCGGACCGAAGACCTGTATACCGACGAACTGCTTGATATCGAAGCGGATACTGTGGTCCTGAGTAACGGTTTTGTACCAGACCAGGGAACTTTCGGAAAATTGGCCATCCGGCTGGACAATGATTTCCCGGTACTTCTGCAAAATAGCGATCTGGGGAACCCGGAACTGCCACGCGGGATCTTTTCCGCGGGGTCTGCAACCTTCCCCGGCGGCGTAACGGAAACACTCATTGATGCCCGCAAGGCAGCGTGCTCAGCACTTGGTTTTATCAGCAAGAATACGGTGCAAACACGGCAGGCAATGGCGCAGGTAAACTCTGAATCCTGCAGTACATGCCGTCTTTGCATCGGCACGTGTCCGTACAACGCGCTGTCCCTGGTCGAGGAAAAGATCAAGGTTCGGGAAGACCTGTGCATGGGCTGCGGGATCTGCTCGGCCACCTGTCCTTCGTCATCTAGCCAGCTGGAAAATTTCAATCCCGCGGGGGTGATCGCCTATATCAAAGCGCTGGTCAAACCCGGCGATATCCTTGCCATGCTGTGCCGGTGGTCTGCGTACAACGCGACCGATGCCGCTGCGTATGAACGGATCAGCTATCCGGAAAACGTGAAAATAATGCGCATCCCGTGCACTGGAGCGGTCGACCCGTCATGGGTCATACACGCCCTTGATCGCGGCGCCAAGGGCGTGCTCATCGGCGGCTGTTACCCTGATGCCTGTCACTATGCCAAAGGGAATTTCCGGGCGGTCGCGCGTGACCGCATGCTGAAGATAGTGCTTGATATGCTTGGTTATGATCGCCGGAAGATCAGGCTGGAATGGATCGGGAAGGACGAAGCCAAAAAATTCGCTGCCATTGTACAGGGAATGAACGATTAA